In one window of Temnothorax longispinosus isolate EJ_2023e chromosome 11, Tlon_JGU_v1, whole genome shotgun sequence DNA:
- the Ash2 gene encoding set1/Ash2 histone methyltransferase complex subunit ASH2 isoform X1 — translation MAEEKSDSPSDKPEQTEAAEEKKLKPDDKINQKSKQDEATEKASVSSNNNESGNCYCGKDRNLNIVELLCASCSRWFHESCIGYQLGKLVPFMMNYIFVCKNCSPTGLESFKKNQAPFPQMCVTAIANLLQMCQKENELKTLFHKDKDIIPFIDCHWESMTTMPRRATQSWHSTIHRALIKDIGTLFTMDESTLEGQLFGLASTELTSIKPNYEAMIKNGHLRATEMGIQHVVPLSGGLRGRNAKRKLPGEATGTGSGKKGRGSDMTAPKLPAHGYPLEHPFNKDGYRYILAEPDPHAPFRQEFDESSDWAGKPIPGWLYRALSPSTVLLALHDRAPQLKVSEDRLAVTGEKGYCMIRATHNVSRGAWYWEATIEEMPEGSATRLGWGQEYANLQAPLGYDKFGYSWRSRKGTRFHESRGKHYNDSYGEGDTLGFLIILPDTHDASHIPNTYKDRPLVKFKSHLYYEEKDQVQEALKALRPLEGSKIVFYKNGINQGDAFIDINKGAYYPGISLYKSAMVSVNFGPNFKHSPMDVTFRGMHEKAEEAIAEQSMADILYLTENEGKLRLDTFVL, via the exons ATGGCAGAAGAAAAAAGTGACAG TCCAAGTGACAAGCCGGAGCAGACAGAGGCTGCTGAGGAAAAGAAACTGAAGCCTGATGACAAGATTAATCAAAAATCTAAGCAGGATGAAGCAACGGAGAAGGCCAGCGTATCAAGTAACAACAATGAAAGTGGCAATTGTTATTG CGGCAAGGATAGAAATCTGAACATTGTGGAATTGCTTTGCGCTAGCTGCTCTCGCTGGTTCCACGAGTCCTGCATAGGATATCAATTGGGTAAATTGGTACCGTTCatgatgaattatatatttgtgtgtaaGAACTGTTCGCCAACTGGATTGGAAAGCTTTAAGAAGAACCAAGCAC CGTTTCCTCAGATGTGCGTGACAGCAATCGCGAACCTGCTGCAGATGTGCCAAAAGGAGAATGAGCTGAAGACTCTTTTCCACAAGGATAAGGACATCATACCGTTCATCGATTGTCATTGGGAGAGCATGACCACGATGCCTCGCAGAGCCACTCAATCCTGGCATTCTACG ATTCACAGAGCACTGATCAAAGACATTGGGACGTTGTTTACGATGGACGAGAGTACGCTTGAGGGTCAGCTGTTTGGATTGGCTAGCACTGAACTTACGTCAATTAAACCGAATTACGAAGCAATGATCAAGAATGGTCACCTCCGAGCGACAGAGATGGGCATTCAGCACGTCG TGCCGCTTAGCGGAGGCTTGCGAGGTCGTAACGCCAAGCGGAAGCTCCCAGGCGAAGCTACAGGCACGGGTTCCGGGAAGAAGGGCAGAGGATCCGACATGACCGCCCCGAAGCTGCCGGCTCATGGTTATCCACTCGAGCATCCCTTCAACAAGGACGGCTACAGATACATCTTGGCAGAGCCGGATCCTCATGCTCCTTTCCGACAG GAATTCGACGAAAGTAGCGATTGGGCTGGTAAACCTATACCCGGATGGCTCTATCGTGCTCTTAGCCCGAGTACGGTCTTGCTGGCGTTGCACGATCGTGCGCCGCAGCTCAAAGTGTCTGAGGACAGATTGGCGGTCACTGGAGAAAAGGGATATTGTATGATCAGAGCCACGCACA ACGTAAGTAGGGGTGCTTGGTACTGGGAAGCTACGATTGAAGAGATGCCGGAGGGGTCCGCGACGAGACTCGGATGGGGACAGGAATATGCAAACTTGCAAGCTCCGCTTGGCTACGACAAGTTTGGTTACTCATGGAGATCCAG aaaagGAACACGGTTTCACGAAAGTCGCGGCAAGCATTATAATGACAGTTACGGCGAGGGTGATACCTTGGGCTTCCTCATAATTCTTCCGGACACACATGATGCATCGCACATTCCGAATACTTATAAAGACAGA CCTTTAGTAAAGTTCAAGAGCCACTTATATTACGAGGAGAAGGACCAAGTGCAGGAAGCCCTGAAAGCTCTGCGACCTTTAGAGGGCagcaaaattgtattttacaaaaacgGAATCAACCAAGGTGATGCCTTCATCGATATCAACAAGGGCGCTTATTATCCAGGGATATCACTTTATAAAAGTGCGATGGTGTCCGTGAATTTTGGGCCGAATTTTAAACATTCTCCGATGGACGTTACATTTAGAGGC ATGCATGAGAAGGCAGAGGAAGCGATAGCCGAGCAGTCAATGGCGGACATACTTTATCTTACCGAAAACGAGGGAAAATTAAGACTGGATACATTCGTATTATGA
- the Ash2 gene encoding set1/Ash2 histone methyltransferase complex subunit ASH2 isoform X2, whose product MKGFPSDKPEQTEAAEEKKLKPDDKINQKSKQDEATEKASVSSNNNESGNCYCGKDRNLNIVELLCASCSRWFHESCIGYQLGKLVPFMMNYIFVCKNCSPTGLESFKKNQAPFPQMCVTAIANLLQMCQKENELKTLFHKDKDIIPFIDCHWESMTTMPRRATQSWHSTIHRALIKDIGTLFTMDESTLEGQLFGLASTELTSIKPNYEAMIKNGHLRATEMGIQHVVPLSGGLRGRNAKRKLPGEATGTGSGKKGRGSDMTAPKLPAHGYPLEHPFNKDGYRYILAEPDPHAPFRQEFDESSDWAGKPIPGWLYRALSPSTVLLALHDRAPQLKVSEDRLAVTGEKGYCMIRATHNVSRGAWYWEATIEEMPEGSATRLGWGQEYANLQAPLGYDKFGYSWRSRKGTRFHESRGKHYNDSYGEGDTLGFLIILPDTHDASHIPNTYKDRPLVKFKSHLYYEEKDQVQEALKALRPLEGSKIVFYKNGINQGDAFIDINKGAYYPGISLYKSAMVSVNFGPNFKHSPMDVTFRGMHEKAEEAIAEQSMADILYLTENEGKLRLDTFVL is encoded by the exons atgaaaggctt TCCAAGTGACAAGCCGGAGCAGACAGAGGCTGCTGAGGAAAAGAAACTGAAGCCTGATGACAAGATTAATCAAAAATCTAAGCAGGATGAAGCAACGGAGAAGGCCAGCGTATCAAGTAACAACAATGAAAGTGGCAATTGTTATTG CGGCAAGGATAGAAATCTGAACATTGTGGAATTGCTTTGCGCTAGCTGCTCTCGCTGGTTCCACGAGTCCTGCATAGGATATCAATTGGGTAAATTGGTACCGTTCatgatgaattatatatttgtgtgtaaGAACTGTTCGCCAACTGGATTGGAAAGCTTTAAGAAGAACCAAGCAC CGTTTCCTCAGATGTGCGTGACAGCAATCGCGAACCTGCTGCAGATGTGCCAAAAGGAGAATGAGCTGAAGACTCTTTTCCACAAGGATAAGGACATCATACCGTTCATCGATTGTCATTGGGAGAGCATGACCACGATGCCTCGCAGAGCCACTCAATCCTGGCATTCTACG ATTCACAGAGCACTGATCAAAGACATTGGGACGTTGTTTACGATGGACGAGAGTACGCTTGAGGGTCAGCTGTTTGGATTGGCTAGCACTGAACTTACGTCAATTAAACCGAATTACGAAGCAATGATCAAGAATGGTCACCTCCGAGCGACAGAGATGGGCATTCAGCACGTCG TGCCGCTTAGCGGAGGCTTGCGAGGTCGTAACGCCAAGCGGAAGCTCCCAGGCGAAGCTACAGGCACGGGTTCCGGGAAGAAGGGCAGAGGATCCGACATGACCGCCCCGAAGCTGCCGGCTCATGGTTATCCACTCGAGCATCCCTTCAACAAGGACGGCTACAGATACATCTTGGCAGAGCCGGATCCTCATGCTCCTTTCCGACAG GAATTCGACGAAAGTAGCGATTGGGCTGGTAAACCTATACCCGGATGGCTCTATCGTGCTCTTAGCCCGAGTACGGTCTTGCTGGCGTTGCACGATCGTGCGCCGCAGCTCAAAGTGTCTGAGGACAGATTGGCGGTCACTGGAGAAAAGGGATATTGTATGATCAGAGCCACGCACA ACGTAAGTAGGGGTGCTTGGTACTGGGAAGCTACGATTGAAGAGATGCCGGAGGGGTCCGCGACGAGACTCGGATGGGGACAGGAATATGCAAACTTGCAAGCTCCGCTTGGCTACGACAAGTTTGGTTACTCATGGAGATCCAG aaaagGAACACGGTTTCACGAAAGTCGCGGCAAGCATTATAATGACAGTTACGGCGAGGGTGATACCTTGGGCTTCCTCATAATTCTTCCGGACACACATGATGCATCGCACATTCCGAATACTTATAAAGACAGA CCTTTAGTAAAGTTCAAGAGCCACTTATATTACGAGGAGAAGGACCAAGTGCAGGAAGCCCTGAAAGCTCTGCGACCTTTAGAGGGCagcaaaattgtattttacaaaaacgGAATCAACCAAGGTGATGCCTTCATCGATATCAACAAGGGCGCTTATTATCCAGGGATATCACTTTATAAAAGTGCGATGGTGTCCGTGAATTTTGGGCCGAATTTTAAACATTCTCCGATGGACGTTACATTTAGAGGC ATGCATGAGAAGGCAGAGGAAGCGATAGCCGAGCAGTCAATGGCGGACATACTTTATCTTACCGAAAACGAGGGAAAATTAAGACTGGATACATTCGTATTATGA
- the Ash2 gene encoding set1/Ash2 histone methyltransferase complex subunit ASH2 isoform X3 has protein sequence MMNYIFVCKNCSPTGLESFKKNQAPFPQMCVTAIANLLQMCQKENELKTLFHKDKDIIPFIDCHWESMTTMPRRATQSWHSTIHRALIKDIGTLFTMDESTLEGQLFGLASTELTSIKPNYEAMIKNGHLRATEMGIQHVVPLSGGLRGRNAKRKLPGEATGTGSGKKGRGSDMTAPKLPAHGYPLEHPFNKDGYRYILAEPDPHAPFRQEFDESSDWAGKPIPGWLYRALSPSTVLLALHDRAPQLKVSEDRLAVTGEKGYCMIRATHNVSRGAWYWEATIEEMPEGSATRLGWGQEYANLQAPLGYDKFGYSWRSRKGTRFHESRGKHYNDSYGEGDTLGFLIILPDTHDASHIPNTYKDRPLVKFKSHLYYEEKDQVQEALKALRPLEGSKIVFYKNGINQGDAFIDINKGAYYPGISLYKSAMVSVNFGPNFKHSPMDVTFRGMHEKAEEAIAEQSMADILYLTENEGKLRLDTFVL, from the exons atgatgaattatatatttgtgtgtaaGAACTGTTCGCCAACTGGATTGGAAAGCTTTAAGAAGAACCAAGCAC CGTTTCCTCAGATGTGCGTGACAGCAATCGCGAACCTGCTGCAGATGTGCCAAAAGGAGAATGAGCTGAAGACTCTTTTCCACAAGGATAAGGACATCATACCGTTCATCGATTGTCATTGGGAGAGCATGACCACGATGCCTCGCAGAGCCACTCAATCCTGGCATTCTACG ATTCACAGAGCACTGATCAAAGACATTGGGACGTTGTTTACGATGGACGAGAGTACGCTTGAGGGTCAGCTGTTTGGATTGGCTAGCACTGAACTTACGTCAATTAAACCGAATTACGAAGCAATGATCAAGAATGGTCACCTCCGAGCGACAGAGATGGGCATTCAGCACGTCG TGCCGCTTAGCGGAGGCTTGCGAGGTCGTAACGCCAAGCGGAAGCTCCCAGGCGAAGCTACAGGCACGGGTTCCGGGAAGAAGGGCAGAGGATCCGACATGACCGCCCCGAAGCTGCCGGCTCATGGTTATCCACTCGAGCATCCCTTCAACAAGGACGGCTACAGATACATCTTGGCAGAGCCGGATCCTCATGCTCCTTTCCGACAG GAATTCGACGAAAGTAGCGATTGGGCTGGTAAACCTATACCCGGATGGCTCTATCGTGCTCTTAGCCCGAGTACGGTCTTGCTGGCGTTGCACGATCGTGCGCCGCAGCTCAAAGTGTCTGAGGACAGATTGGCGGTCACTGGAGAAAAGGGATATTGTATGATCAGAGCCACGCACA ACGTAAGTAGGGGTGCTTGGTACTGGGAAGCTACGATTGAAGAGATGCCGGAGGGGTCCGCGACGAGACTCGGATGGGGACAGGAATATGCAAACTTGCAAGCTCCGCTTGGCTACGACAAGTTTGGTTACTCATGGAGATCCAG aaaagGAACACGGTTTCACGAAAGTCGCGGCAAGCATTATAATGACAGTTACGGCGAGGGTGATACCTTGGGCTTCCTCATAATTCTTCCGGACACACATGATGCATCGCACATTCCGAATACTTATAAAGACAGA CCTTTAGTAAAGTTCAAGAGCCACTTATATTACGAGGAGAAGGACCAAGTGCAGGAAGCCCTGAAAGCTCTGCGACCTTTAGAGGGCagcaaaattgtattttacaaaaacgGAATCAACCAAGGTGATGCCTTCATCGATATCAACAAGGGCGCTTATTATCCAGGGATATCACTTTATAAAAGTGCGATGGTGTCCGTGAATTTTGGGCCGAATTTTAAACATTCTCCGATGGACGTTACATTTAGAGGC ATGCATGAGAAGGCAGAGGAAGCGATAGCCGAGCAGTCAATGGCGGACATACTTTATCTTACCGAAAACGAGGGAAAATTAAGACTGGATACATTCGTATTATGA
- the LOC139821326 gene encoding bolA-like protein DDB_G0274169 → MYKRGLIRLILGKNYSTFRQRDMSISCETLTVANRPVENSIRGKLEAALKPLHCDVINESYMHNVPKNSETHFKVVVVSEKFDKQPLIKRHRMINQLLQAELQGGVHALSIVAKTPEQWETSNTVTASPACRGGFGK, encoded by the exons atgtataaaagaggACTGATAAGATTAATACTCGGGAAAA ATTACAGTACGTTTCGTCAGCGAGACATGAGCATCAGTTGCGAAACATTGACAGTTGCGAACAGACCCGTAGAGAATTCGATCAGGGGAAAGCTGGAAGCTGCACTGAAACCCCTTCACTGCGACGTCATCAACGAGTCCTACATGCACAATGTTCCCAAGAACTCTGAGACGCACTTTAAGGTAGTGGTTGTCTCGGAGAAATTTGACAAGCAGCCGTTGATCAAG cgACACCGAATGATAAACCAGTTGTTGCAAGCGGAACTGCAAGGAGGCGTACATGCTCTATCAATTGTA GCGAAAACACCAGAGCAATGGGAAACAAGTAATACGGTGACTGCGAGTCCTGCTTGCAGAGGCGGTTTCGGAAAGTAA